One Silurus meridionalis isolate SWU-2019-XX chromosome 10, ASM1480568v1, whole genome shotgun sequence genomic window carries:
- the ambra1b gene encoding activating molecule in BECN1-regulated autophagy protein 1B isoform X2 — protein MAVQNRNAVLVLSGRERGARILGSQRLLQQLVEDRTRWMKLQSQKVELPDNPRSTFLLAFSPDRNLMASTHVNHNIYITDVKTGKCLHSLVGHRRTPWCLTFHPTIPGLVASGCLDGEVRIWDLHGGSESWFTEGNIAIASLAFHPTAQLLLIATNNELHFWDWSRPEPFAVVKTGSETERVRLVRFDPLGHNLLTAIVNPTNQQNEEDADVPMDSMEMALFRQRSVLRSPPVRRTPILHNFLHILSSRSSGGTEPRDPPSSMPLFQYPGRSELGDRPPQQNCTQHLGLGCLCSRCAATSRNVQNPTALQSTDSAHSQPHVHSQPPNPSRPSSDRPSAFSSVHSGTTGSSVHRSLSSLRASMALGGTTEPSARLPGGEWSNSLLGTGTGATLGEAAVGFVGRGIIPPPRTSSSSVGLHSLHRYTDSSSSSSSSPIYTSATEGRGLGLSGTDPRQGRVSDGTNSGHHPFYDSSQRNNPASIRNVLQCNLSRYFMEYERMQDLERAGSSREAGTQGPMQDMLSSNVDSERAGPSHRNPAYTADSTSSPGVPHNQPNRCRSCHNLLTFNHDTQRWERSSQASSASTQDGPHWQMPAQSSLEEAHTTEEGQQPMQSQQPMGLVYNQDTGQWERVYQQATATPSTEAAQEALNPDVPVDNTDEDSLRRLLESSLFPFSRYDMSGSRDHPIYPDPARLSPAAYYAQRMIQYLSRRESIRQRSLQNRLRTLSTSSDNQAGNHSATPAEGSDADYEDIEEPGDRTRHRMPRNARMSAPSLGRFVPRRFLLPEYLPYAGIFHERGQSGLATHSSINRVLAGASIGDGQSAVASNIANTTYRLQWWDFTKFDLPEISNASVNVLVPHCKIYNDASCDISADGQLLAVFIPSSQRGFPDEGILAVYSLAPHNLGEMLYTKRFGPNAISVSLSPMGCYVMVGLASRRILLHPTTDHMVAQVFRLQQPHGGETSIRMVYNVVYPMAPDQRRHVSINSARWLPEPGMGLAYGTSKGDLVICRPVDYRNEADSSTDQTSDPLFTASSSSRTRGVERTSRSGWRLDRDMGLMSAIGLQPRQPAPSVTSQGTQTPVVRLQNAETQTERELPSTSAFQTAHTPQHLAESSEVQTASAETLPHSEPADTLAHGAASHDPSTHTDSSNTNHAESQSDPGPSEDALSRIRRLMAEGGMTAVVQRERSTTMASMGGFGNNIVVSHRIHRGSQTPAGAAQASNPTPSGENSLNTRPNTLPSNTSDNPAPSVSRGSTPLSEIPFRSSAVHSSGPSAVVFEAPAVEVLVEDGPNEEPDPTSRSGYSANISNNNNSNNNESSSRSYPDDLYSR, from the exons ATGGCTGTGCAGAACAGGAATGCGGTGCTGGTCCTGTCGGGACGAGAGCGCGGAGCTCGAATTTTGGGATCCCAGCGGCTCCTGCAGCAGCTCGTGGAGGACAGGACACGATGGATGAAACTGCAGAGTCAG AAAGTGGAACTGCCTGATAATCCTCGCTCAACCTTCTTGCTGGCCTTCAGCCCAGACAG GAATCTTATGGCTTCCACTCATGTCAACCATAACATTTACATCACCGACGTAAAAACGGGAAAGTGCCTGCACTCTTTAGTGGGTCACCGCCGAACCCCATGGTGTTTGACTTTCCATCCAACAATTCCAGGCTTGGTGGCTTCAGGGTGCCTTGATGGAGAAGTGCGCATTTGGGACCTGCAT GGCGGGAGTGAGAGCTGGTTCACAGAAGGGAACATAGCCATCGCGTCCCTGGCCTTCCACCCCACCGCCCAGCTGCTACTTATTGCTACCAACAACGAGTTGCACTTCTGGGACTGGAGTCGGCCCGAGCCCTTCGCCGTAGTCAAGACCGGAAGCGAGACCGAGCGTGTCAG ACTTGTACGATTTGATCCTCTTGGCCATAATCTTCTGACGGCTATCGTGAACCCGACCAACCAACAG AACGAGGAAGACGCCGATGTTCCCATGGACAGCATGGAAATGGCTTTGTTCCgccagcgctctgttctacgcTCCCCTCCTGTTCGCCGCACTCCGATTTTGCACAACTTCCTGCACATTCTGTCGTCTCGCTCCTCTGGAGGAACGGAACCCCGCGACCCTCCTTCCAGCATGCCTCTGTTCCAGTATCCAGGGCGGAGCGAGTTAGGAGATCGACCTCCTCAGCAGAACTGCACTCAGCACCTGGGGCTTGGTTGCCTGTGCAGTCGCTGTGCTGCCACGTCTCGAAATGTTCAGAACCCTACTGCTCTGCAGTCTACAGACTCCGCCCACTCTCAGCCTCATGTACACTCGCAGCCTCCCAACCCATCACGTCCTTCCTCAGACAGGCCCTCAGCTTTCAGCAGCGTGCATAGCGGCACTACAGGGAGCTCGGTGCACCGAAGCCTGTCATCTCTCAGAGCTAGCATGGCTTTGGGTGGCACTACAGAGCCCTCAGCTCGGTTGCCAGGTGGCGAATGGTCCAATAGCTTGCTGGGCACCGGTACTGGAGCTACTCTGGGTGAGGCGGCAGTGGGCTTTGTGGGAAGGGGGATCATACCCCCTCCCAGAACCAGCTCCTCTTCTGTGGGCCTACATTCTTTGCACAGGTATACGGACagttcttcatcctcttcctcttcaCCCATATATACATCGGCCACCGAGGGCCGTGGCCTTGGACTGTCTGGCACTGACCCCAGGCAAGGCAGAGTCAGCGACGGAACCAATAGTGGTCACCACCCCTTTTATGACAGTTCTCAACGGAACAACCCAGCCTCCATCCGCAATGTCCTCCAGTGCAACCTTAGCCGCTACTTCATGGAATATGAGCGCATGCAGGACCTGGAGAGGGCAGGCTCTAGCCGGGAAGCAGGCACACAGGGTCCCATGCAGGACATGCTCTCCAGCAACGTAGACTCAGAAAGAGCAGGGCCTTCGCATCGAAACCCTGCATATACCGCGGACAGCACCAGCAGTCCTGGCGTACCCCACAACCAGCCTAACCGCTGCCGCTCTTGCCACAATCTGCTCACTTTTAACCATGACACCCAGCGGTGGGAGCGTTCAAGCCAAGCTTCCTCTGCCTCAACTCAAGATGGGCCTCACTGGCAGATGCCTGCACAGAGTTCGCTAGAAGAAGCGCATACTACAGAAGAAGGCCAACAGCCTATGCAGAGCCAACAGCCTATGGGCCTGGTATATAATCAGGACACAGGCCAATGGGAGAGAGTCTATCAGCAGGCCACAGCCACTCCCTCCACTGAAGCAGCACAAGAAGCCTTAAACCCAGACGTGCCTGTGGATAACACTGACGAAGACTCCCTCAGAAG GCTTCTGGAGTCATCACTCTTTCCTTTCTCCCGGTACGACATGTCCGGTTCCCGCGATCATCCAATCTACCCAGATCCTGCCAG GTTGTCTCCAGCGGCGTATTACGCCCAGAGGATGATTCAGTATCTGTCTAGAAGAGAAAGCATTCGTCAGCGCTCCTTACAGAACCGACTGCGCACTTTATCCACGTCCTCCGACAACCAGGCCGGCAATCATTCCGCCACACCTGCAGAGGGCAGTGATGCCGACTACGAGGATATAGA GGAGCCTGGAGACCGCACAAGGCACAGAATGCCCCGCAATGCACGAATGTCTGCCCCCTCCCTCGGTCGCTTTGTGCCGCG AAGGTTCCTCTTGCCGGAGTATCTTCCTTATGCTGGTATTTTCCATGAGAGAGGTCAGTCAGGCCTGGCAACCCACTCCTCAATTAACAGAGTATTAGCAG gtgCTTCAATCGGTGATGGACAGTCTGCGGTCGCCAGTAACATCGCCAACACTACCTACAGACTGCAGTGGTGGGATTTCACCAAGTTTGATCTGCCTGAGATCAGCAACG CTTCTGTGAACGTGCTGGTTCCACACTGTAAGATCTATAACGATGCTAGCTGCGATATATCGGCGGACGGACAGCTTCTGGCGGTCTTTATACCAAGCAGCCAGCGGGGCTTTCCAGACGAGGGCATCCTTGCTGTCTACTCTCTTGCTCCTCACAATTTGGGAGAGATGCTCTATACCAAGCGATTCG GACCCAATGCTATCTCTGTGAGCTTGTCTCCAATGGGTTGCTACGTCATGGTGGGCCTGGCCTCGCGAAGGATCCTGCTTCATCCTACCACCGACCACATGGTGGCACAAGTGTTCCGTCTGCAGCAGCCACACGGAGGAGAAACTTCCATCAGG ATGGTGTATAATGTGGTGTACCCCATGGCTCCAGACCAGCGCAGACACGTGAGCATTAACTCCGCACGATGGCTGCCCGAGCCTGGCATGGGTCTGGCCTACGGGACCAGTAAAGGAGACTTGGTCATCTGCAGACCTGT cgaTTACCGCAACGAGGCAGACAGCAGCACCGATCAGACCTCGGATCCCTTATTCACCGCCAGCAGTAGCAGTCGGACACGGGGAGTGGAACG GACAAGCAGGTCTGGCTGGCGGCTGGACCGAGACATGGGACTTATGAGCGCTATAGGGCTGCAACCTCGTCAACCCGCCCCATCAGTGACCTCTCAGGGCACGCAGACACCCGTGGTGCGTCTGCAGAACGCAGAGACGCAGACTGAGAGAGAGCTGCCCTCGACGAGCGCGTTTCAGACcgcacacacaccacagcacc TGGCAGAGAGTAGTGAAGTGCAGACTGCCAGTGCAGAGACACTCCCACACAGTGAGCCAGCAGACACACTGGCTCATGGAGCTGCTTCCCACGATCCCAGTACTCACACTGACTCATCCAACACCAACCACG CTGAGTCCCAGTCGGATCCTGGACCAAGTGAAGACGCTCTTTCGCGGATCCGGCGTCTGATGGCTGAAGGCGGGATGACGGCGGTGGTCCAGAGAGAGCGCAGCACCACCATGGCCTCTATGGGAGGCTTCGGCAACAACATAGTGGTGAGCCACCGCATTCACCGCGGCTCACAGACACCGGCAGGAGCAGCGCAGGCGAGTAACCCGACACCTTCAGGAGAAAACAGCCTCAACACCAGACCAAACACACTCCCCTCCAACACTTCAGACAATCCTGCACCTTCTGTGTCTCGTGGCAGCACTCCTTTATCAGAAATCCCCTTTAGGTCATCTGCTGTTCACTCTTCAGGCCCTAGTGCGGTAGTGTTCGAGGCCCCGGCTGTGGAGGTCCTGGTGGAGGACGGTCCGAACGAAGAGCCCGATCCAACCTCTAGGAGTGGGTACTCGGCCAACATcagtaacaacaacaacagcaacaacaatgaGAGTAGCAGCAGAAGTTATCCAGACGACCTGTACAGCAGATAG